ACAGTTAGAAGTAGCGACTTGGCGCACAGAATTAATGCGATCAAGACGCATTACAGGATTTTTTAATTTGCAGAATTCTCATTTCCTTACGTTTGAGTAAAGACAGGCAAAAAAATGCCCGGCCTTCTAGCGAAGGCCGGGCAATACGTTAGAGCGGAGTGCCACTAAGACTGGCTAACACCACCGATCTACGAAGCGTGCGCAGATGATCGCCGCCGCCAATTTCAGCAGCGCTTCGTGGATATCCAGCCGTCGTTCAAAGCGGATTCGCAGCTTGCCAAAGCCTGCAAACCAGTTGTGCGTCCTCTCTACCACCCAGCGGTGTTTGCCCAACCTTTCACTGCTCTCAACGCCTCGTCTGGCAATTCGGCTGGCGATACCCCGCTGTCTCAGGTGAGCATGGCATCGTTGGTAGTCGTAGCCTTTGTCGGCGTGCAGCTTGGCTCGCCTTTTACGGGGGGCGCCCTGCCAAGCCTGCAATCGCAGGAATTGCATCCACGCACTTCTCGAACATCTTGGAGTCATGTCTGTTCGCACCGTTGACCAAGACAGACCACCAGTGGGAGACCTCTGTGGACCTTGAATCGACCAGCCTTTCCTATCGCGTGGTCTCAATGCGATACCTAATGGCTTGAATATTTAGACTGATTGGTCTATATTTCCTGCATGCCAACGGATGTACTTCTCAAGCCCCGGCGGGGTAGGCCCCCAAAGTTGCGAGTCGACGATGTCGACACGCGCGAGTTGCTCATGCGTGCGGGCTTGGAGGTGCTCACTGAAAAAGGCTTTGCCATGGCGGGCATCGATGAAATCCTGTCGCGGGTGGAGGTGCCGAAAGGCTCGTTCTATCACTACTTCGCCAGCAAAGAAGCCTTCGGCCTAGAGCTCATAGAGCGCTATGCCAGCTACTTTGCGTACAAGCTCGACAGCCACTTTGGCAGCGAGGCACTTGCGCCATTGGCCAGGCTCGACGCGTTTGTTGCGGATGCGGTGTCTGGGATGGAGCGCTACGACTTCAAGCGAGGTTGCCTGATTGGCAACTTAGGGCAGGAAATGAACGGTCTGCCTGAGTCCTTTCGCGCTCGCTTGGCCAAGGTTTTCAAAGACTGGGAAACGCGGACGATGGTATGTCTGGAGGCTGCCAAGGCACAAGGGCAGATTGCACACGCTGCCGATACTGCAGAGTTGGCCTGTGTCTTTTGGATCGGATGGGAAGGTGCTGTACTGCGTGCCAAGCTGGAGCGCAGCGCCCAGCCGCTCCATTTCTTTGCGCAATTTTTTGCTGCGGGTCTGCCAAAGGCCTGATTTTTTTGCCATTTACCAGACGATTGGTCTAATTGATAAGGAGTGTCGATGTTCAATGGAATCTTGATCACCAAAGGCGATGATGGCTATCAGGCCAGGTTTCAGCGTATTGAAGAGTCGTTGCTGCCACCGGGCGACGTGCTTGTGCGCGTCTCCCACTCCACGATCAACTACAAGGATGCGCTGGCGATCACCGGTAAAGGGCCGGTGGTGCGCAAATTTCCGATGGTGCCGGGGATCGATCTGGTCGGGCAGGTCGAGCATTCCTCCCACGCCGCGTTCAAAGAGGGGGACTGGGTTCTGCTCAACGGCTGGGGGGTAGGCGAGGTCCACTGGGGTGGCCTTGCACAACTGGCGCGTCTGAATGGGGATTGGCTGATCCCGCTGCCTGCGGGTTTCTCTCCCCGGCAGGCCATGTCCATAGGTACCGCAGGCTATACCGCCATGCTTTGCGTCTTGGCGCTGGAGCGCCATGGCGTTCAGCCAGGCGACGGCGAAATCGTGGTGACGGGGGCGGCAGGCGGTGTGGGAAGTGTGGCCATTGCCATCCTGTCCAAGCTCGGGTACTCCGTGGTAGCGGTTACCGGGCGCACCGATGAGGCTGACTACCTGCTTGATCTTGGAGCCCAAGAGGTTTTGCACCGCGCGCAATTTGCAGAACCCGGAAAGCCGCTTGGCAAGGAGCGCTGGGCTGCTGCTGTGGACGTTGTGGGTAGCCACACCCTCGCCAACTTGTGTGCCACGACCCGCTACGGCGGCGTGGTGACGGCCTGCGGGCTGGCTGCGGGCATGGATTTCCCGTCCACAGTGGCGCCTTTCATCTTACGAGGAGTGACGCTCGCTGGCGTCGACAGCGTCATGCGGCCCAAGGCGGACCGGATTGAGGCCTGGTCGCGGCTGGCGACTGATCTGGATCTGCAAAAACTAGGTGCCATCTGCCACGAGGTGCCTTTGACCGATGTGATTCCGTTGGCGACGGAACTTTTGAACGGGCGAGTCAAGGGACGCATCGTCGTCGATGTGAACCGTTGATTCGCCGCCCACGTTGGAGGCCTACCAGCAGTTTGCGGAGCCTGCTTAAGGGTTGTTGCGGATGACGCTGCTACTGACAAACGAAAGCGGCTAGATAGCCGCTTTCGCGGCACAGCAGTCGCCTGCGAGAAAATCACGAGCGGCAGCAACGGGTCGCTTCCTGCCGCTCCTGTAGCCTGAAAATCCCACTGGCCGATACATCCGTCGCCAGGGTTGGATCTGGCTGTTGGCGACAAAACAACACATACGGGCCGCTGAACGCTTGCCAATTTGTCAGCCTTGGTGCCAAAGCCTGTGCTACTTTGTGCCAAAGCTCGCGCAAATTTGTGCCAAAGGCCGCGCAACGCAACTCTCAAACGCAACTTGCATGGCTGTGATGGTCGCTAAATGAATGCCTCAGTGCGACATTTTTACATGGTAGAAAACCAGGGAAAAAAGGCTGTTTCCCTATGAAAACACCTTGCGAAAGTTGAGCTAAATCCTTGAGTCTTGTACAAGACTTGAAAAAATCGGCCCGGTTGCGCGTAGAATTTTGTATTGTGGGAACGCATTGCATCAAGAAAGTGTCGTCCCGCTGTGTCAGGCCCCATTGCGCAAGCCCGGGATGCAGGCCCAAGGCACCTTTCCCCCTTTTTTCACAACCTGAGACAAGAGATGAGTACGCAGCAACCCACCATCATCTACACCTTGACTGACGAGGCTCCCCGCCTGGCCACCAGCGCATTCCTGCCCGTGATCCGTGCTTTCGCAGCACCGGCCGGCATCAATGTGGAGACCAGCGATATCTCGCTGGCAGGCCGTATCTTGGGCGAGTTCCCCGACTTTCTTACCGAAGCCCAACGCGCTCCGAACAATCTGGCTGAACTGGGCAAGCTGACGCTGACGCCTGAAGCCAACATCATCAAGCTGCCCAATATCTCCGCATCCGTGGGCCAGCTGCAAGACGCGATCAAGGAATTGCAGGGCAAGGGCTATGCCATCCCCGACTATCCTGAAACCGCCACGACCGATGCCGAAAAGGACATCAAGGCACGCTACAACAGGTGCATTGGCTCTGCCGTGAACCCCGTGCTGCGCGAAGGCAACTCGGATCGCCGCGCGCCTGCTGCGGTCAAGAACTACGCCAAGAAGCACCCCCATTCCATGGGTGAGTGGAAGCAGTGGTCGCAAACCCATGTGTCGCACATGGAAGAGGGCGACTTCTATCACGGCGAAAAGTCCATGACGCTGGACAAGGCCCGCGAAGTGAAGATGGTGCTGGAGGCCAAGTCCGGCAACAGCATCGTTCTGAAGGACAAGGTCAAGCTGCAGGCTGCAGAAGTGATCGATTCCATGTTCATGAGCAAGAAGGCCTTGTGCGCTTTCTATGAAAAGGAAATCGAAGACTGCCGCGAGTCGGGCATCTTGTTCTCGCTGCACGTGAAGGCCACCATGATGAAGGTGTCCCACCCCATCGTGTTCGGTCACTGCGTGAAGATTTTCTACAAGGAAGCCTTCGAAAAGCACGGCAAGCTGTTTGATCAGCTGGGCGTGAACGTGAACAACGGCATGGCCAATCTGTACGAGAAGATTGAGACCCTGCCTGCTTCGCAGCGCGAAGAAATCATCCGTGACCTGCACAAGTGCCAGGAGCACCGTCCGCGTCTGGCCATGGTCGATTCCGCCAAGGGCATCACCAACTTCCACTCGCCCAATGACGTGATCGTGGATGCTTCCATGCCCGCCATGATCCGCGTGGGCGGCAAGATGTGGGCCGCTGACGGCAAGCCTTACGACTGCAAGGCCGTGATGCCTGAGTCCACCTTTGCCCGTATCTACCAGGAAGTGATCAACTTCTGCAAATGGCACGGCAACTTCGACCCCAAGACCATGGGCACCGTGCCCAACGTGGGTCTGATGGCGCAAAAGGCCGAAGAGTACGGCTCGCACGACAAGACGTTTGAGATCGCCGAAGACGGCGTGGCCAACATCGTGGACATCGCCACCGGCGAAGTGCTGCTGAGCCAGAACGTGGAAGCTGGCGACATCTGGCGCATGTGCCAGGTCAAGGATGCTCCTATCCGCGACTGGGTGAAGCTGGCTGTGACCCGTGCCCGCAACTCCGGCATGCCTGCCGTGTTCTGGCTGGACCCCTATCGTCCCCACGAAGCCGAGTTGATCAAGAAGGTGCAGACCTACTTGAAGGAATACGACACCAACGGCCTGGAAATCCACATCCTCTCGCAAGTGCGCGCCATGCGCTACACGCTGGAGCGCGTGGCCCGCGGTCTGGACACCATCTCGGTGACCGGCAACATTCTGCGTGACTACCTGACCGACCTGTTCCCGATTCTGGAACTGGGCACCTCGGCCAAGATGCTGTCCATCGTGCCTCTGATGGCGGGTGGCGGCATGTACGAAACCGGTGCTGGTGGCTCCGCTCCCAAGCATGTGCAGCAGTTGGTGGAAGAAAACCACCTGCGCTGGGACTCGCTGGGCGAATTCCTGGCCCTGGCTGTCTCGTTCGAAGATCTGGGCATCAAGGAAAACAATGCCCGCGCCAAGCTGCTG
This window of the Comamonas testosteroni genome carries:
- the acuR gene encoding acrylate utilization transcriptional regulator AcuR — translated: MPTDVLLKPRRGRPPKLRVDDVDTRELLMRAGLEVLTEKGFAMAGIDEILSRVEVPKGSFYHYFASKEAFGLELIERYASYFAYKLDSHFGSEALAPLARLDAFVADAVSGMERYDFKRGCLIGNLGQEMNGLPESFRARLAKVFKDWETRTMVCLEAAKAQGQIAHAADTAELACVFWIGWEGAVLRAKLERSAQPLHFFAQFFAAGLPKA
- the acuI gene encoding acrylyl-CoA reductase (NADPH), with the translated sequence MFNGILITKGDDGYQARFQRIEESLLPPGDVLVRVSHSTINYKDALAITGKGPVVRKFPMVPGIDLVGQVEHSSHAAFKEGDWVLLNGWGVGEVHWGGLAQLARLNGDWLIPLPAGFSPRQAMSIGTAGYTAMLCVLALERHGVQPGDGEIVVTGAAGGVGSVAIAILSKLGYSVVAVTGRTDEADYLLDLGAQEVLHRAQFAEPGKPLGKERWAAAVDVVGSHTLANLCATTRYGGVVTACGLAAGMDFPSTVAPFILRGVTLAGVDSVMRPKADRIEAWSRLATDLDLQKLGAICHEVPLTDVIPLATELLNGRVKGRIVVDVNR
- a CDS encoding NADP-dependent isocitrate dehydrogenase; this translates as MSTQQPTIIYTLTDEAPRLATSAFLPVIRAFAAPAGINVETSDISLAGRILGEFPDFLTEAQRAPNNLAELGKLTLTPEANIIKLPNISASVGQLQDAIKELQGKGYAIPDYPETATTDAEKDIKARYNRCIGSAVNPVLREGNSDRRAPAAVKNYAKKHPHSMGEWKQWSQTHVSHMEEGDFYHGEKSMTLDKAREVKMVLEAKSGNSIVLKDKVKLQAAEVIDSMFMSKKALCAFYEKEIEDCRESGILFSLHVKATMMKVSHPIVFGHCVKIFYKEAFEKHGKLFDQLGVNVNNGMANLYEKIETLPASQREEIIRDLHKCQEHRPRLAMVDSAKGITNFHSPNDVIVDASMPAMIRVGGKMWAADGKPYDCKAVMPESTFARIYQEVINFCKWHGNFDPKTMGTVPNVGLMAQKAEEYGSHDKTFEIAEDGVANIVDIATGEVLLSQNVEAGDIWRMCQVKDAPIRDWVKLAVTRARNSGMPAVFWLDPYRPHEAELIKKVQTYLKEYDTNGLEIHILSQVRAMRYTLERVARGLDTISVTGNILRDYLTDLFPILELGTSAKMLSIVPLMAGGGMYETGAGGSAPKHVQQLVEENHLRWDSLGEFLALAVSFEDLGIKENNARAKLLAKTLDEATGKLLDEDKSPSRRTGELDNRGSQFYIALYWAQALAAQTEDAELAAKFATLAKTLAENEAKIVAEMKEVQGKAADIGGYYMPDVAKLDAVMRPSATFNAAIASV